The Macaca nemestrina isolate mMacNem1 chromosome 15, mMacNem.hap1, whole genome shotgun sequence genome segment CCTTTGCAATTCGGTCTTTCTTGAGTGGTCCCTGTGGGGAGAGAGGCAGTAGTCAGAGGGAGAAGATGGCAGGCGACAGCAGACGCCCACTCTAGAGGGGACCAAGACTCCGGGCCAGTCTCCACAGCCACAAGAGAGGCCCAAGGCATCAAGACCACCCCTACCCCCGGTGGAGCCAAAGGCTGGCGGGGGCCAAGTCACAGCACCCAGCGAGGGGGGCAGGCAGAGGCGCTCACCATGAatgctttcttctcttccatGGTCTGGAAGCGGCCATGGCCAAACTTGGAGGTGGTGTCAATGAACTTAAGGTCAATCTTCTCCAGAGCCCGCCGCTTCGTCTGCACCAGCAAGGACTGTGGGCCAAGAGGGGAAGGGATTTAGGATTACAAGAGACAGGCTTTCCTCAGAACTTGGTTCACAGCGCCCCTGCATCTGGGAAGCCACACCATCAATTCAGCGCCGCACCCCCGGCCCACCACCCAGCAGATGAGGACACACTCAAAGCAGCAAACAGCCCAGCAAGGCCAGACTGGGAATTTCCTCATTCCAGGACTTCAAGGCCAGTGTGAAAGGACTGCCAAcaccctctccttcctttcctctgccACCAGGGCCACCAGCGTCTGTGGCCTTGGGTCCTCCCTCTACAGGAGCCCCCCACGACCAGGCAGGGCCCGCCTCACCTTGCGGAGGGTGAGCACCCGCTTCTTGGTTCCCACCACACAGCCTTTCAGCATGACAAAATCATTGGTCACTTCACCATAGTGGACAAAGCCACCCTGAAAACAAGACCATCGGATCAGCACAGGCCCAGCACCAGGCACAAGAGGGGACTGTTGTGCACAGATGACCCCTCCAGATTCAGGCCCTCTCTGACCACAGGGCTGTTCTCAGAAGGAAGGCAACAAGGAACGGTTCCGCAGTCTGTCTCGGGCGCTGTGCCCAGCGCACATTCCAGGCCTCATCACTGAGCAGCTGAGCCTGAGACCCCACTTCTGACCAGCCAACCCCAACGAGTGGACTCGAATGACAACATGCCACTTACGAGGAACACAGCtaagtgctgtgctggcttcagttAACAATCCTGCTGACAGCCCCTAGggagcagcctatccccaaagacACGAGGACCTCACCCCACAGAAGAGGCCTGGGGTGGCCTCATAGAGCAGAACACCCATTACTTACCAGAGGGTTGATGCTCTTGTCAGACAGGTCATAGTCAGTGGAGGCATTGTTCTTGATCAGCTTGCCATCCTTGATAAGGTAGCCCTGGCCAATCTTATAGATCTGAATGAACAAGAAGGGCGTAAGGCTGGGGCATTAGGGACAAATAAGCCAGACATGCCAGTGTGCTGACCTGCAAAGCTCTCTAGGAAGGCCGCTGAGGCCTCAGTCCCAGTCACAGCGTATCCCAACTTCAGAGCAAAAAGGTGGCTGGCTCTCCAGGTTCCTTTCTGAGAAGTGGCTGGGCTAAAACTAAAGATCCTGCTGCACAACACAGGAGGCCTGTCACACCACTGGTGGTGGGATCAGGGACCAATAAGGCTAGTATCCCCAGCCACACCAAGTCAGCCTCACCACAGCCACTTTACAGGCTGGCACCTTACAAACCATCAAGATGGGCCAGAACTGACCCATGAAAAGCGAGTCACTGATGTGTGTCCACATGATGCATAAGCTACAGTCCATGAAGCAGCGCTGACAGGCACAGAAACCCCAGCCTCCATCACAAGGTCATCTTCCCACCCCCAGGGACCACTCTCAGAACCTCACCTTCTTATTGATCTCAGTGCGGTGATGGTAGCCTTTCTGCCCAGCACGTGCCACAGAGAAGGCCACACGAGCAGGATGCCATGCCCCAATACAGGCCACCTTGCGCAGGCCTCGGTGGGTCTTGCGGGGCAGCTTCTTGGTGTGCCAACGACTGGTGACCCCTGGAATGCATACACATTACTGCACCTCAATGCCAGCACCTCCCACTCACCCCTTCCTCCGACTCAACAATTACCAACTATGGCTGGGTCATCTGAGGGGTGATGAGATTATTTCATGTGCATTACCCACAGATCTCCCCTGTCAAGGTGGATAGGTTCTGGGGGTATAACCCTGAACTCAATTGTGAATGGGCGCTTTTTAAGGCATCCATTAGTTTAAGCTCCCCCATCCGCAGGGATTGACAGACATAATTCCAAGCTCCCCTTTGCAGTTATCTACTGAGCTACAAAGAGCAAAGGGTCCAGGAACATGGTAAGAAGTTGTCCCCTGGCCCTCTGCTATCCCAGCCACTTCTGACCACAAGGCTGTTCTCAGAAGGAAGGCAGTAGAGAATGGTTCCACAGTGTCTGATTCGGGCGCTGTGCCCAGCGCTCACTCTGAGCCTCATCACTGAACAGCTGGGCCTAAAATCACTTCTCCCCCAGGTTTGCCCAGCAATGCAAGCTGCTGCAAAGCTCACCTTTGTAGCCTTTGCCCTTGGTGACCCCGATGACGTCGATCATCTCATCCTGCCCAAACACTTGGTTCACAGGTACCTGCTGCTCGAGCCTCTCGCGGGCCCAGTCCAGCTTCTCGGCCACGGTGCCTCCGTTCACCTGGATCTCCATCAGGTGGGCCTTCTTCTGGCGCAGAGGAAGCAGGCGCATCTAGGAGGAGGTAGACTCAACTCAGCTCCAGCTGCCAGTGCTCCTCCCACAGCAGAGGAACTACAGCTCCATGCGGCTTGATTGATGTCAAGCACACAGCAAAAAGCCAGTTAACTCTGAACAAATCACTGAACCTCACAAAGAGGAAAGAACTTTCATTTTTGCCAACAGCAACAACTTAACTTTGGATTCTGGTGCCTGAGTTACTGTCAGGATGAGCGGACAGGGCCCACACCACAGGCAAACAACCAGATCCCAGCACCTACCAGCCCAGTGTTCCTGTAGCTGTCCTTTGGGTCAGTTCCCCTGGGGTATTGCAGTAGTTTTACCTCAGCTACCTACACTTCCCCTAGTGACAAGCCTGCTTTTGAGACAGCACAAGCTCTAAATAAGAAAATCCATcaccggacgcggtggctcacgcctgtaatcccagcactttgggaggccgaggcaggtggatcatccgaggtgaggagttcaagaccagcctgaccaagatggagaaatcccatctctactaaaaatacaaaattagtggggtgtggtggcgcatgcctgtaatcccagctactcgggaggctgaggcaggagaatcgcttgaacctaggaagcagaggttgtggtgagccgagatagggctattgcacgctagcctgggcaacaagagcaaaactctgtctcaaaaaaaaaaaaaaaaaaaaaaagcatttaagcATAAAGCGTTCACTCAGGAACAGCCCAGCAATGTCCTGACAAAATTTCAATGGTGGACATGCACTCTAATCTGTGGTGGCCCTCACCACATGGGGTTGTGCTCAGCACTTGAAAGGATAACCTGTAACAGGACAGCAAGAGACACCCACTCTAACCAAGTCAATAAAGGGCCTGCTCAGCTCACAAACTAGGTTTCCAGGAAAGCAGCCAGAGTACCTCACAACCAACTTTCAGGCAGGCATTTCAGTGTCACTGGTGAGTCACCAGTTGGGTCAGCCAGTTGAATTTTAAAGGGGCGTGGTTCCCTTGCTAAGGGCCAGTAAGGACACAGTGCCCTCTGCTGGCAAGGGAGAAGCCTACTCACACACATGGGGGCACAGGACCCCTATGATCACATAGGTCACTTTTACTAAGTGGCAGGCCAAGCCACCCTGGGGAACTGCACTCACCTGGGTGTGGGCAATGACACGGATGACTTGGCAGTACTTCTTCATGCTGCTGAAGTCCTTCTCCAGCTGCTTCTTGCCATCCTCATCCTGCCATTTCTTGCAGTACTTGGTGAAGGCCTTCTTCTTAGATTTATGCCTTCAGGAGCAGAGTAGAGTTGGGGAGGGGGCCGGGTGCAGGCCTTCATCACCCCTCGAGGGGTGAGCGGAAGACACACTGGCACCGCGTGGGGATGGGGCTCATTGCCGGCTTCTAAGGAGCCTTTTCCACCGGCAAGCGGAGCCTGGATGGAGCTCATCGGGCAGAGCCGAGCGGAGCTGAGCAGAGGTCCACAAGGTTAGTTTAAGTTACAAACATTCAAACAAAATTCTTGCTCCTGGGTGCTAGAAAGCAAGCTTTCTGCCTTGGGGGAGCACCCATTCAGTGATGGAGGAAATGGgacactccagccagggccagAGGCCCTTGCCACCCCTATAGGGGTTGAATTATCCTGCTACCTCTCATGGTTTCTAGTTGGACTCCTCAACCAACTGGGTCCTCAGCCACCACCCACTAGCCTGGACTCAGAATGAGGGTGTCAGCTCCCAGCTGAAGCCCGATGGCTGGCCAAAGTCTGATCGCAGGTATTTTTCTGTTCAAGAGACAAACTAAACCCGAGACAGCAGCTCCCTGCCTGCTACAGAGCTGAGAAACCATGCACACACTGCTCCCTGCTCTCCAGCTCCCAAGCTAGGGACTGCAGGGCCTCCTCCCTCACCAGTTCTTATAGAAACGCCTCTTGCATTCATCACTGATGTGCTCAGCGAAGACAGTCTTGAAGGTCCGGAGGCCTCGAGGGGTTTCCACGTAGCCCACAATGCCCACAACCACCATGGGTGGCGTCTCCACAATGGTTACAGCCTCCACCACCTCCTTCTTGTTCACCTCTGCAAAGAAAGCAGTAGTCAGACTTGGCAGGAGCCCAAGCAAGGGGTGTAATGTTTTCTAGGAAAATGCAAAATGCCCATTTAGGCCGGAAGGGCAACTGGGCCCCACACCTGCAGTCTGGACACTCAGGGCTGTCCTTACTACCTACTTCTCATTCAAAGTGCATTTATGttctttaacttaaaaaatatcaGGACCCTAGATAACCAAATACCTGTCCAGCTTCAATTCTCTTCTACAGAAACCTCTGGAGGCAGACAAGATTTGCTATTTATCTGGCAAATTCAAGTGTCCTAAATATAACTGGGACACAGAAAGAGCTCTGAGCTCAGTTTAGAGTCAATATCAATTGTCTAACGTTAATGTCTCCATGGCTCAGCAACCAGTGCTGTTAGACATCTCTAAGTAGAAAACACACAGGTAAATGGCCATTATTCAAGCTTTTAGGCGAAATGCACGTGAACAAGTAAAACATGAATGAGGCACTTCTTATTCCAGCCTCAGCAGCTCCAACTCCCCATACTAGTGTTACTTCTCTTTGCTAAGGCTCCTGGCAAATTTACTATGCTCTGAAAGCAATACCCCACTCCGCACCTAAAGCAAACAGTGCCGGCCATCTGTAGCCTTGGAATATTCCCGCACCTAAAGCGAACAGTGCCGGCCATCTGTAGCCTTGGAATATTAGTCTTGAGGTTGTCCGCTGTCACAGAAGTTCTGACAACCTGTAActccagcttaaaaaaaaaagtctgccctCTGCTAACAGCTTGACTCCATCTCTCCAGTTTCCCTCCCCCTCCACTCCTATCCCCCAACTTTCAGGAGGCCTGTACATACTAGATCCTGGCCTGTCGACTTCCCGCACGATGTGGGTCAtgccagccttgtatcccaggaagGCTGTGAGGTGGACCGGCTTAGACGGATCATCTTTAGGGAAGCTCTTAACCTTCCCGCGATGCCTGCTGCTGCGCTTCCGAGGCAGGAAGCCGAGCGACCCATGTCTGGGAGCCGAGAACTTTCTGTGAgactgggggggaaaaaaaaatcaccgtCAGCACCAGACACCCAGCAAACCGAGTAAAAAGATAATTATCTCCTCCAGGCTCGCACATGTCAAGAATGTTTTCGTATTCAACAAAATTTAAGCTGAATCTAATTTCAAATCCTCTCAAGCTGTAAGAAAACGAGCCATCCGTTTTTTTCTCTAACACCACACAAAAATACACTTAGTGACACTAAAAACTGCTCAACAGGCAGCTTTATGTGCCAATTAGCAAGGTTTTGACCACTAAAGAAAGGCACTCCAGGGACAAATGCTGGGTAGCAGCTAACCAATACTATGCTATGGGCTGCCTCTAGCGCCCGGACACTAACTACACCGATACACGTAGGCCAGAGAACTCGGCAGAGCCAAATCAGAACATGACAATCAGCACACAGTTTCTGTCCGCCCGTCAATAAGTTCATCATCTGTGGCTTCTGGGAGCTCCAGAGGCCTTCGGAGTGCACAAGCGGTCCCAGATATTTCAAGAGGACTCCACAACATTCTCCTCCCGCAAGCTTCTTTACCTCCCAATGAGAACGGTGCCGAGAACCCCCACCCAAGGTCCTCCTATCCAGACAAGCTGCTTATGGGCCCTAATCCCAACTAATGATGGAGTTGGTGAGATCGAAACTCAGCAATGACTCATGGCTTTAAAAATGCCGGGCCTCCAAGCCTGCTCCCACCCTTACGGCCTGTCTCTGGCCGACCTGCAGGCCCAAAGCCAGTCCTCCAAGCGCTCTTCTCCACAAGCCTCTCGACTTTCCAGAAAATAGGCCTGACTGAGGCCCCCGCTGGGTCGCCTGTGCCCCTAGAGCAAGCCCCCGGCGCCGGCCAAGCTGGGATGGCGGCGATGCGTCGCGGATTCAGCCGTGCGGACGCCGGTGACAATGAATCGGACGCCATTACAATACATACCATCACGCCATCAAATCCCGCCGGTAGAGGTCGACTTGTTGTCGGTGTCCGCTATATAAAGTCAGATCTGGCTCCGCCCCTTCCGGCGTGCGAGCGCGCCCCCGCGGCAGACGTCGGGTCGGGGGGCACGTACCGAGCGCCATTTCTACGCATGCTCTTCCGCGCCTAACTTTCGTTCCGAGGTGGACGTCAGCTTCTGAGACCGAAATTAGACACTCTACGGCGAGGGGTCGGGTTCAAACTTAATGAAAAGCCACGGAGACGCGGGCTGAGGGTTTGGTGTGCCACAAGTCTACGGCGTCCGGCAGCAGCCAAATTtgataataatgaagaaaaatggcTGCGTCGCTTTTCTTCCTGTGATATGCAGCTATCTCTGGAATTGGCGAGGAAAGACTGAAACCCTTGTTTCCTGGCTCCGACGCTGGTTTTGCCGCGACACCAACTTGCCTTTAATACCTTTAATCTCGGGCATCCTTCCCtcaagccctgtctctaccattTCTCCCATGCTAATGCAGTGGCCTGCACTTGATTCTGAGAGTCTCAGGAGCGTCCCAAGCTTGCGGAACGGCCTCACGACCTCGGGTCATGCCGAGTCCAGCTGCCCAGCCTCCCTGAGCCCCACGCCTTCCAGACCTCTGCATCAACGAGGACTTTCGCTGATCTCCGCTTGGGCTCCAGGGTAACTCGGGTCCTGACCGATTCCCTGCCTACAGGCTCCTCCCTTacgaatcttttttttttttttttttttttttttttgagacggagtctcgctctgtcgcgcaggctggagtacagtggcgcgatctcggctcactgcaacctccgcttccggggtcacggttcaagcaattctcttgcctcagcctcccgagtagctgggattacaggaatgcgtccggctaatttttttttttttttttttttttttttgtatttttagtagagacgggatttcaccatgttggccaggctggtcttgaactcctgacctcgtgatccgcccgcctcgtcctcccaaagtgctgggattacaggcgtgagccaccgcgcccggccccctacAAATCTAAGAATCAAGTATCTCGTTACTTTACAAGGATCCCTCGTCGTTTCCTCGGAATTAAGCATCAACTTCAGCGGCCGCGGAAGACGCTCTCCTAACCGTCTACTTCAGCCTCATGGCTGAACCCTAGCACACGCTCTCATATCACCTTCTGCTTCCTCCGTCCCACCCTGTCATCTTTTATTCTGGGCCTGGCCTTCGCTCCCACCGTGGTTTAAAAAACATTCTCTCGGccataatcccaacaatttgggaggctgaggcaagcggatcacctgaggtcaggagttctaaa includes the following:
- the LOC105464423 gene encoding large ribosomal subunit protein uL3, yielding MSHRKFSAPRHGSLGFLPRKRSSRHRGKVKSFPKDDPSKPVHLTAFLGYKAGMTHIVREVDRPGSKVNKKEVVEAVTIVETPPMVVVGIVGYVETPRGLRTFKTVFAEHISDECKRRFYKNWHKSKKKAFTKYCKKWQDEDGKKQLEKDFSSMKKYCQVIRVIAHTQMRLLPLRQKKAHLMEIQVNGGTVAEKLDWARERLEQQVPVNQVFGQDEMIDVIGVTKGKGYKGVTSRWHTKKLPRKTHRGLRKVACIGAWHPARVAFSVARAGQKGYHHRTEINKKIYKIGQGYLIKDGKLIKNNASTDYDLSDKSINPLGGFVHYGEVTNDFVMLKGCVVGTKKRVLTLRKSLLVQTKRRALEKIDLKFIDTTSKFGHGRFQTMEEKKAFMGPLKKDRIAKEEGA